Proteins encoded together in one Lathyrus oleraceus cultivar Zhongwan6 chromosome 5, CAAS_Psat_ZW6_1.0, whole genome shotgun sequence window:
- the LOC127082209 gene encoding J domain-containing protein required for chloroplast accumulation response 1 isoform X4 produces the protein MERFYSYSDQRDDDSNSNPSTSQVDFNDVFGGPPRRSSGFSGEEGEPGWCRWPVESEREKPVFGDDSGVRRRYTNNKKAKDFFDDIFGGEESQSQSPSGCSTPKKRDGDGFSPALQPLASSLPPSFSLPATSTRAADLRIFGSPPSSRNPLDDNDIGPSNGLAFSDSHLSRFSAQHKELREDLKPSNRQSLLSKEFSNLGVSDEVNKGNNLKQDTSVNDVSPDNNDNTSNDKFHFSIYKWASKGVTLATPLRTERNSRTKNKFKLEKCSRAEDWIVTEITTQNDSPAIYNESSLARNEKPDVSKATSASIQNKVDSDQTGKHIVSAKASIDSVSSRQTLFKDVLVSSITKESKAESNSRSTGEIVFYGKTEAANETQKHESKSLHSLFGKSNKKQDGDEITRKARDEKTAKSSKKLSSNLDIPINPKKQVLSDYDEITRNEREGNTAKSSKNLSSNFDIPMNPKKQDEKRKTFPIRGVEYTKATSQALLSPGRSMGKGRVKGKVKDFVQIFNQEAETKPKAGSKSRLQGYAYKQKGAVRANNDVDGEAEQSRTEISNIEITDVPANSFSQQDDISASAEIHDISFAEDIGDKDESFHENFTIHVLSQNEDEVSQNQEIQEIQVIDKKIQQWSKGKEGNIRSLLSTLQYVLWPNCGWKPVPLVDIIEGNAVKRSYQRALLSLHPDKLQQKGATSDQKYIAEKVFDILQEAWTQFNMVGQL, from the exons ATGGAGAGATTTTATAGTTATTCTGATCAGCGTGACGACGATAGCAATAGCAATCCGAGTACTTCGCAAGTTGATTTCAACGACGTGTTTGGGGGACCACCGCGGCGGTCATCGGGGTTCAGTGGAGAAGAAGGTGAACCGGGTTGGTGTAGGTGGCCGGTggagagtgagagagagaaaccGGTGTTCGGTGATGATAGTGGAGTTAGAAGACGTTACACAAACAACAAAAAAGCTAAAGATTTTTTTGATGATATATTTGGAGGAGAAGAATCTCAGTCTCAGAGTCCGAGCGGGTGTTCAACGCCAAAGAAACGCGACGGTGATGGTTTCAGCCCCGCTCTTCAACCACTTGCGTCTTCTCTGCCTCCATCCTTCAG CCTTCCTGCCACATCGACTAGAGCGGCGGACCTTCGAATATTTGGTTCACCTCCTAGTAGTAGAAATCCGCTCGACGACAATGATATCGGTCCTTCAAATGGATTAGCTTTCTCAGATTCTCATCTATCTCGATTTTCGGCTCAACATAAGGAGCTGCGAGAGGATTTGAAACCGTCTAACAGGCAGAGTCTGCTATCGAAGGAGTTTTCAAACTTGGGCGTATCTGATGAAGTAAACAAAGGAAACAATTTGAAACAGGACACATCGGTTAATGATGTTTCTCCTGATAATAATGATAATACCAGCAATGATAAGTTTCATTTTTCAATATATAAATGGGCGAGTAAAGGGGTGACTTTGGCGACGCCTCTTAGGACGGAGAGAAACTCAAGGACAAAAAATAAGTTTAAACTCGAGAAATGCTCGAGGGCTGAGGACTGGATCGTCACTGAGATTACCACTCAAAATGATAGTCCCGCAATATACAATGAATCTTCTTTGGCTAGAAATGAAAAACCAGATGTGTCGAAAGCTACATCCGCTTCCATTCAAAACAAGGTAGATTCAGACCAGACTGGAAAACATATAGTTTCGGCAAAAGCTTCAATTGATTCAGTGAGCAGCCGTCAAACACTGTTCAAAGATGTTCTTGTCAGTTCTATCACAAAAGAGTCCAAAGCAGAATCAAATTCTCGCTCTACAGGTGAGATAGTTTTCTATGGAAAAACCGAAGCAGCAAATGAAACTCAGAAACATGAGTCCAAATCATTACATTCTCTGTTCGGTAAAAGTAATAAGAAACAAG ATGGTGATGAGATAACTAGAAAGGCAAGAGATGAAAAGACGGCGAAAAGCTCAAAGAAGTTGTCTTCTAATCTTGATATTCCTATCAATCCAAAAAAGCAAG TTTTGTCAGATTATGACGAGATAACTAGAAATGAAAGAGAAGGAAACACGGCGAAAAGCTCAAAGAACCTGTCTTCTAATTTTGATATTCCTATGAATCCAAAGAAGCAAGATGAAAAGCGAAAGACGTTTCCCATTAGAGGTGTAGAATATACCAAAGCTACTTCTCAGGCTTTGTTAAGCCCGGGCAGAAGTATGGGGAAAGGCCGAGTTAAAGGAAAGGTCAAAGACTTCGTTCAAATATTCAACCAAGAAGCCGAAACAAAACCCAAAGCCGGCTCAAAATCTCGACTTCAGGGTTATGCATACAAGCAGAAAGGAGCTGTAAGGGCAAATAATGAT GTGGACGGTGAAGCTGAACAGTCCCGGACGGAGATCTCTAACATAGAGATCACGGATGTGCCTGCCAATAGTTTTTCACAGCAGGATGATATCTCAGCATCAG CAGAAATTCATGACATTTCATTTGCGGAAGATATAGGAGATAAAGACGAGTCCTTCCATGAGAATTTCACG ATACATGTATTATCCCAAAATGAGGATGAGGTCTCACAGAACCAAGAAATTCAAGAAATCCAA GTTATTGACAAGAAGATACAACAATGGTCTAAAGGGAAGGAAGGAAACATACGCTCGCTGCTGTCAACATTACAATAC GTTCTTTGGCCAAACTGTGGCTGGAAGCCTGTGCCTCTCGTCGATATAATTGAAGGGAATGCGGTGAAAAGGTCTTATCAGAGAGCTTTACTCAGTCTGCATCCGGATAAGTTGCAGCAAAAGGGTGCGACTTCAGACCAAAAATACATCGCAGAAAAAGTTTTTGATATTTTACAG GAGGCATGGACTCAATTCAACATGGTTGGTCAACTCTAA
- the LOC127082209 gene encoding J domain-containing protein required for chloroplast accumulation response 1 isoform X2 translates to MERFYSYSDQRDDDSNSNPSTSQVDFNDVFGGPPRRSSGFSGEEGEPGWCRWPVESEREKPVFGDDSGVRRRYTNNKKAKDFFDDIFGGEESQSQSPSGCSTPKKRDGDGFSPALQPLASSLPPSFSLPATSTRAADLRIFGSPPSSRNPLDDNDIGPSNGLAFSDSHLSRFSAQHKELREDLKPSNRQSLLSKEFSNLGVSDEVNKGNNLKQDTSVNDVSPDNNDNTSNDKFHFSIYKWASKGVTLATPLRTERNSRTKNKFKLEKCSRAEDWIVTEITTQNDSPAIYNESSLARNEKPDVSKATSASIQNKVDSDQTGKHIVSAKASIDSVSSRQTLFKDVLVSSITKESKAESNSRSTGEIVFYGKTEAANETQKHESKSLHSLFGKSNKKQVYMSDGDEITRKARDEKTAKSSKKLSSNLDIPINPKKQVLSDYDEITRNEREGNTAKSSKNLSSNFDIPMNPKKQDEKRKTFPIRGVEYTKATSQALLSPGRSMGKGRVKGKVKDFVQIFNQEAETKPKAGSKSRLQGYAYKQKGAVRANNDVDGEAEQSRTEISNIEITDVPANSFSQQDDISASEIHDISFAEDIGDKDESFHENFTIHVLSQNEDEVSQNQEIQEIQVIDKKIQQWSKGKEGNIRSLLSTLQYVLWPNCGWKPVPLVDIIEGNAVKRSYQRALLSLHPDKLQQKGATSDQKYIAEKVFDILQEAWTQFNMVGQL, encoded by the exons ATGGAGAGATTTTATAGTTATTCTGATCAGCGTGACGACGATAGCAATAGCAATCCGAGTACTTCGCAAGTTGATTTCAACGACGTGTTTGGGGGACCACCGCGGCGGTCATCGGGGTTCAGTGGAGAAGAAGGTGAACCGGGTTGGTGTAGGTGGCCGGTggagagtgagagagagaaaccGGTGTTCGGTGATGATAGTGGAGTTAGAAGACGTTACACAAACAACAAAAAAGCTAAAGATTTTTTTGATGATATATTTGGAGGAGAAGAATCTCAGTCTCAGAGTCCGAGCGGGTGTTCAACGCCAAAGAAACGCGACGGTGATGGTTTCAGCCCCGCTCTTCAACCACTTGCGTCTTCTCTGCCTCCATCCTTCAG CCTTCCTGCCACATCGACTAGAGCGGCGGACCTTCGAATATTTGGTTCACCTCCTAGTAGTAGAAATCCGCTCGACGACAATGATATCGGTCCTTCAAATGGATTAGCTTTCTCAGATTCTCATCTATCTCGATTTTCGGCTCAACATAAGGAGCTGCGAGAGGATTTGAAACCGTCTAACAGGCAGAGTCTGCTATCGAAGGAGTTTTCAAACTTGGGCGTATCTGATGAAGTAAACAAAGGAAACAATTTGAAACAGGACACATCGGTTAATGATGTTTCTCCTGATAATAATGATAATACCAGCAATGATAAGTTTCATTTTTCAATATATAAATGGGCGAGTAAAGGGGTGACTTTGGCGACGCCTCTTAGGACGGAGAGAAACTCAAGGACAAAAAATAAGTTTAAACTCGAGAAATGCTCGAGGGCTGAGGACTGGATCGTCACTGAGATTACCACTCAAAATGATAGTCCCGCAATATACAATGAATCTTCTTTGGCTAGAAATGAAAAACCAGATGTGTCGAAAGCTACATCCGCTTCCATTCAAAACAAGGTAGATTCAGACCAGACTGGAAAACATATAGTTTCGGCAAAAGCTTCAATTGATTCAGTGAGCAGCCGTCAAACACTGTTCAAAGATGTTCTTGTCAGTTCTATCACAAAAGAGTCCAAAGCAGAATCAAATTCTCGCTCTACAGGTGAGATAGTTTTCTATGGAAAAACCGAAGCAGCAAATGAAACTCAGAAACATGAGTCCAAATCATTACATTCTCTGTTCGGTAAAAGTAATAAGAAACAAG TTTATATGTCAGATGGTGATGAGATAACTAGAAAGGCAAGAGATGAAAAGACGGCGAAAAGCTCAAAGAAGTTGTCTTCTAATCTTGATATTCCTATCAATCCAAAAAAGCAAG TTTTGTCAGATTATGACGAGATAACTAGAAATGAAAGAGAAGGAAACACGGCGAAAAGCTCAAAGAACCTGTCTTCTAATTTTGATATTCCTATGAATCCAAAGAAGCAAGATGAAAAGCGAAAGACGTTTCCCATTAGAGGTGTAGAATATACCAAAGCTACTTCTCAGGCTTTGTTAAGCCCGGGCAGAAGTATGGGGAAAGGCCGAGTTAAAGGAAAGGTCAAAGACTTCGTTCAAATATTCAACCAAGAAGCCGAAACAAAACCCAAAGCCGGCTCAAAATCTCGACTTCAGGGTTATGCATACAAGCAGAAAGGAGCTGTAAGGGCAAATAATGAT GTGGACGGTGAAGCTGAACAGTCCCGGACGGAGATCTCTAACATAGAGATCACGGATGTGCCTGCCAATAGTTTTTCACAGCAGGATGATATCTCAGCATCAG AAATTCATGACATTTCATTTGCGGAAGATATAGGAGATAAAGACGAGTCCTTCCATGAGAATTTCACG ATACATGTATTATCCCAAAATGAGGATGAGGTCTCACAGAACCAAGAAATTCAAGAAATCCAA GTTATTGACAAGAAGATACAACAATGGTCTAAAGGGAAGGAAGGAAACATACGCTCGCTGCTGTCAACATTACAATAC GTTCTTTGGCCAAACTGTGGCTGGAAGCCTGTGCCTCTCGTCGATATAATTGAAGGGAATGCGGTGAAAAGGTCTTATCAGAGAGCTTTACTCAGTCTGCATCCGGATAAGTTGCAGCAAAAGGGTGCGACTTCAGACCAAAAATACATCGCAGAAAAAGTTTTTGATATTTTACAG GAGGCATGGACTCAATTCAACATGGTTGGTCAACTCTAA
- the LOC127082209 gene encoding J domain-containing protein required for chloroplast accumulation response 1 isoform X3, with protein MERFYSYSDQRDDDSNSNPSTSQVDFNDVFGGPPRRSSGFSGEEGEPGWCRWPVESEREKPVFGDDSGVRRRYTNNKKAKDFFDDIFGGEESQSQSPSGCSTPKKRDGDGFSPALQPLASSLPPSFSLPATSTRAADLRIFGSPPSSRNPLDDNDIGPSNGLAFSDSHLSRFSAQHKELREDLKPSNRQSLLSKEFSNLGVSDEVNKGNNLKQDTSVNDVSPDNNDNTSNDKFHFSIYKWASKGVTLATPLRTERNSRTKNKFKLEKCSRAEDWIVTEITTQNDSPAIYNESSLARNEKPDVSKATSASIQNKVDSDQTGKHIVSAKASIDSVSSRQTLFKDVLVSSITKESKAESNSRSTGEIVFYGKTEAANETQKHESKSLHSLFGKSNKKQVYMSDGDEITRKARDEKTAKSSKKLSSNLDIPINPKKQDYDEITRNEREGNTAKSSKNLSSNFDIPMNPKKQDEKRKTFPIRGVEYTKATSQALLSPGRSMGKGRVKGKVKDFVQIFNQEAETKPKAGSKSRLQGYAYKQKGAVRANNDVDGEAEQSRTEISNIEITDVPANSFSQQDDISASAEIHDISFAEDIGDKDESFHENFTIHVLSQNEDEVSQNQEIQEIQVIDKKIQQWSKGKEGNIRSLLSTLQYVLWPNCGWKPVPLVDIIEGNAVKRSYQRALLSLHPDKLQQKGATSDQKYIAEKVFDILQEAWTQFNMVGQL; from the exons ATGGAGAGATTTTATAGTTATTCTGATCAGCGTGACGACGATAGCAATAGCAATCCGAGTACTTCGCAAGTTGATTTCAACGACGTGTTTGGGGGACCACCGCGGCGGTCATCGGGGTTCAGTGGAGAAGAAGGTGAACCGGGTTGGTGTAGGTGGCCGGTggagagtgagagagagaaaccGGTGTTCGGTGATGATAGTGGAGTTAGAAGACGTTACACAAACAACAAAAAAGCTAAAGATTTTTTTGATGATATATTTGGAGGAGAAGAATCTCAGTCTCAGAGTCCGAGCGGGTGTTCAACGCCAAAGAAACGCGACGGTGATGGTTTCAGCCCCGCTCTTCAACCACTTGCGTCTTCTCTGCCTCCATCCTTCAG CCTTCCTGCCACATCGACTAGAGCGGCGGACCTTCGAATATTTGGTTCACCTCCTAGTAGTAGAAATCCGCTCGACGACAATGATATCGGTCCTTCAAATGGATTAGCTTTCTCAGATTCTCATCTATCTCGATTTTCGGCTCAACATAAGGAGCTGCGAGAGGATTTGAAACCGTCTAACAGGCAGAGTCTGCTATCGAAGGAGTTTTCAAACTTGGGCGTATCTGATGAAGTAAACAAAGGAAACAATTTGAAACAGGACACATCGGTTAATGATGTTTCTCCTGATAATAATGATAATACCAGCAATGATAAGTTTCATTTTTCAATATATAAATGGGCGAGTAAAGGGGTGACTTTGGCGACGCCTCTTAGGACGGAGAGAAACTCAAGGACAAAAAATAAGTTTAAACTCGAGAAATGCTCGAGGGCTGAGGACTGGATCGTCACTGAGATTACCACTCAAAATGATAGTCCCGCAATATACAATGAATCTTCTTTGGCTAGAAATGAAAAACCAGATGTGTCGAAAGCTACATCCGCTTCCATTCAAAACAAGGTAGATTCAGACCAGACTGGAAAACATATAGTTTCGGCAAAAGCTTCAATTGATTCAGTGAGCAGCCGTCAAACACTGTTCAAAGATGTTCTTGTCAGTTCTATCACAAAAGAGTCCAAAGCAGAATCAAATTCTCGCTCTACAGGTGAGATAGTTTTCTATGGAAAAACCGAAGCAGCAAATGAAACTCAGAAACATGAGTCCAAATCATTACATTCTCTGTTCGGTAAAAGTAATAAGAAACAAG TTTATATGTCAGATGGTGATGAGATAACTAGAAAGGCAAGAGATGAAAAGACGGCGAAAAGCTCAAAGAAGTTGTCTTCTAATCTTGATATTCCTATCAATCCAAAAAAGCAAG ATTATGACGAGATAACTAGAAATGAAAGAGAAGGAAACACGGCGAAAAGCTCAAAGAACCTGTCTTCTAATTTTGATATTCCTATGAATCCAAAGAAGCAAGATGAAAAGCGAAAGACGTTTCCCATTAGAGGTGTAGAATATACCAAAGCTACTTCTCAGGCTTTGTTAAGCCCGGGCAGAAGTATGGGGAAAGGCCGAGTTAAAGGAAAGGTCAAAGACTTCGTTCAAATATTCAACCAAGAAGCCGAAACAAAACCCAAAGCCGGCTCAAAATCTCGACTTCAGGGTTATGCATACAAGCAGAAAGGAGCTGTAAGGGCAAATAATGAT GTGGACGGTGAAGCTGAACAGTCCCGGACGGAGATCTCTAACATAGAGATCACGGATGTGCCTGCCAATAGTTTTTCACAGCAGGATGATATCTCAGCATCAG CAGAAATTCATGACATTTCATTTGCGGAAGATATAGGAGATAAAGACGAGTCCTTCCATGAGAATTTCACG ATACATGTATTATCCCAAAATGAGGATGAGGTCTCACAGAACCAAGAAATTCAAGAAATCCAA GTTATTGACAAGAAGATACAACAATGGTCTAAAGGGAAGGAAGGAAACATACGCTCGCTGCTGTCAACATTACAATAC GTTCTTTGGCCAAACTGTGGCTGGAAGCCTGTGCCTCTCGTCGATATAATTGAAGGGAATGCGGTGAAAAGGTCTTATCAGAGAGCTTTACTCAGTCTGCATCCGGATAAGTTGCAGCAAAAGGGTGCGACTTCAGACCAAAAATACATCGCAGAAAAAGTTTTTGATATTTTACAG GAGGCATGGACTCAATTCAACATGGTTGGTCAACTCTAA
- the LOC127082209 gene encoding J domain-containing protein required for chloroplast accumulation response 1 isoform X5, producing MERFYSYSDQRDDDSNSNPSTSQVDFNDVFGGPPRRSSGFSGEEGEPGWCRWPVESEREKPVFGDDSGVRRRYTNNKKAKDFFDDIFGGEESQSQSPSGCSTPKKRDGDGFSPALQPLASSLPPSFSLPATSTRAADLRIFGSPPSSRNPLDDNDIGPSNGLAFSDSHLSRFSAQHKELREDLKPSNRQSLLSKEFSNLGVSDEVNKGNNLKQDTSVNDVSPDNNDNTSNDKFHFSIYKWASKGVTLATPLRTERNSRTKNKFKLEKCSRAEDWIVTEITTQNDSPAIYNESSLARNEKPDVSKATSASIQNKVDSDQTGKHIVSAKASIDSVSSRQTLFKDVLVSSITKESKAESNSRSTGEIVFYGKTEAANETQKHESKSLHSLFGKSNKKQDGDEITRKARDEKTAKSSKKLSSNLDIPINPKKQDYDEITRNEREGNTAKSSKNLSSNFDIPMNPKKQDEKRKTFPIRGVEYTKATSQALLSPGRSMGKGRVKGKVKDFVQIFNQEAETKPKAGSKSRLQGYAYKQKGAVRANNDVDGEAEQSRTEISNIEITDVPANSFSQQDDISASAEIHDISFAEDIGDKDESFHENFTIHVLSQNEDEVSQNQEIQEIQVIDKKIQQWSKGKEGNIRSLLSTLQYVLWPNCGWKPVPLVDIIEGNAVKRSYQRALLSLHPDKLQQKGATSDQKYIAEKVFDILQEAWTQFNMVGQL from the exons ATGGAGAGATTTTATAGTTATTCTGATCAGCGTGACGACGATAGCAATAGCAATCCGAGTACTTCGCAAGTTGATTTCAACGACGTGTTTGGGGGACCACCGCGGCGGTCATCGGGGTTCAGTGGAGAAGAAGGTGAACCGGGTTGGTGTAGGTGGCCGGTggagagtgagagagagaaaccGGTGTTCGGTGATGATAGTGGAGTTAGAAGACGTTACACAAACAACAAAAAAGCTAAAGATTTTTTTGATGATATATTTGGAGGAGAAGAATCTCAGTCTCAGAGTCCGAGCGGGTGTTCAACGCCAAAGAAACGCGACGGTGATGGTTTCAGCCCCGCTCTTCAACCACTTGCGTCTTCTCTGCCTCCATCCTTCAG CCTTCCTGCCACATCGACTAGAGCGGCGGACCTTCGAATATTTGGTTCACCTCCTAGTAGTAGAAATCCGCTCGACGACAATGATATCGGTCCTTCAAATGGATTAGCTTTCTCAGATTCTCATCTATCTCGATTTTCGGCTCAACATAAGGAGCTGCGAGAGGATTTGAAACCGTCTAACAGGCAGAGTCTGCTATCGAAGGAGTTTTCAAACTTGGGCGTATCTGATGAAGTAAACAAAGGAAACAATTTGAAACAGGACACATCGGTTAATGATGTTTCTCCTGATAATAATGATAATACCAGCAATGATAAGTTTCATTTTTCAATATATAAATGGGCGAGTAAAGGGGTGACTTTGGCGACGCCTCTTAGGACGGAGAGAAACTCAAGGACAAAAAATAAGTTTAAACTCGAGAAATGCTCGAGGGCTGAGGACTGGATCGTCACTGAGATTACCACTCAAAATGATAGTCCCGCAATATACAATGAATCTTCTTTGGCTAGAAATGAAAAACCAGATGTGTCGAAAGCTACATCCGCTTCCATTCAAAACAAGGTAGATTCAGACCAGACTGGAAAACATATAGTTTCGGCAAAAGCTTCAATTGATTCAGTGAGCAGCCGTCAAACACTGTTCAAAGATGTTCTTGTCAGTTCTATCACAAAAGAGTCCAAAGCAGAATCAAATTCTCGCTCTACAGGTGAGATAGTTTTCTATGGAAAAACCGAAGCAGCAAATGAAACTCAGAAACATGAGTCCAAATCATTACATTCTCTGTTCGGTAAAAGTAATAAGAAACAAG ATGGTGATGAGATAACTAGAAAGGCAAGAGATGAAAAGACGGCGAAAAGCTCAAAGAAGTTGTCTTCTAATCTTGATATTCCTATCAATCCAAAAAAGCAAG ATTATGACGAGATAACTAGAAATGAAAGAGAAGGAAACACGGCGAAAAGCTCAAAGAACCTGTCTTCTAATTTTGATATTCCTATGAATCCAAAGAAGCAAGATGAAAAGCGAAAGACGTTTCCCATTAGAGGTGTAGAATATACCAAAGCTACTTCTCAGGCTTTGTTAAGCCCGGGCAGAAGTATGGGGAAAGGCCGAGTTAAAGGAAAGGTCAAAGACTTCGTTCAAATATTCAACCAAGAAGCCGAAACAAAACCCAAAGCCGGCTCAAAATCTCGACTTCAGGGTTATGCATACAAGCAGAAAGGAGCTGTAAGGGCAAATAATGAT GTGGACGGTGAAGCTGAACAGTCCCGGACGGAGATCTCTAACATAGAGATCACGGATGTGCCTGCCAATAGTTTTTCACAGCAGGATGATATCTCAGCATCAG CAGAAATTCATGACATTTCATTTGCGGAAGATATAGGAGATAAAGACGAGTCCTTCCATGAGAATTTCACG ATACATGTATTATCCCAAAATGAGGATGAGGTCTCACAGAACCAAGAAATTCAAGAAATCCAA GTTATTGACAAGAAGATACAACAATGGTCTAAAGGGAAGGAAGGAAACATACGCTCGCTGCTGTCAACATTACAATAC GTTCTTTGGCCAAACTGTGGCTGGAAGCCTGTGCCTCTCGTCGATATAATTGAAGGGAATGCGGTGAAAAGGTCTTATCAGAGAGCTTTACTCAGTCTGCATCCGGATAAGTTGCAGCAAAAGGGTGCGACTTCAGACCAAAAATACATCGCAGAAAAAGTTTTTGATATTTTACAG GAGGCATGGACTCAATTCAACATGGTTGGTCAACTCTAA
- the LOC127082209 gene encoding J domain-containing protein required for chloroplast accumulation response 1 isoform X1, translated as MERFYSYSDQRDDDSNSNPSTSQVDFNDVFGGPPRRSSGFSGEEGEPGWCRWPVESEREKPVFGDDSGVRRRYTNNKKAKDFFDDIFGGEESQSQSPSGCSTPKKRDGDGFSPALQPLASSLPPSFSLPATSTRAADLRIFGSPPSSRNPLDDNDIGPSNGLAFSDSHLSRFSAQHKELREDLKPSNRQSLLSKEFSNLGVSDEVNKGNNLKQDTSVNDVSPDNNDNTSNDKFHFSIYKWASKGVTLATPLRTERNSRTKNKFKLEKCSRAEDWIVTEITTQNDSPAIYNESSLARNEKPDVSKATSASIQNKVDSDQTGKHIVSAKASIDSVSSRQTLFKDVLVSSITKESKAESNSRSTGEIVFYGKTEAANETQKHESKSLHSLFGKSNKKQVYMSDGDEITRKARDEKTAKSSKKLSSNLDIPINPKKQVLSDYDEITRNEREGNTAKSSKNLSSNFDIPMNPKKQDEKRKTFPIRGVEYTKATSQALLSPGRSMGKGRVKGKVKDFVQIFNQEAETKPKAGSKSRLQGYAYKQKGAVRANNDVDGEAEQSRTEISNIEITDVPANSFSQQDDISASAEIHDISFAEDIGDKDESFHENFTIHVLSQNEDEVSQNQEIQEIQVIDKKIQQWSKGKEGNIRSLLSTLQYVLWPNCGWKPVPLVDIIEGNAVKRSYQRALLSLHPDKLQQKGATSDQKYIAEKVFDILQEAWTQFNMVGQL; from the exons ATGGAGAGATTTTATAGTTATTCTGATCAGCGTGACGACGATAGCAATAGCAATCCGAGTACTTCGCAAGTTGATTTCAACGACGTGTTTGGGGGACCACCGCGGCGGTCATCGGGGTTCAGTGGAGAAGAAGGTGAACCGGGTTGGTGTAGGTGGCCGGTggagagtgagagagagaaaccGGTGTTCGGTGATGATAGTGGAGTTAGAAGACGTTACACAAACAACAAAAAAGCTAAAGATTTTTTTGATGATATATTTGGAGGAGAAGAATCTCAGTCTCAGAGTCCGAGCGGGTGTTCAACGCCAAAGAAACGCGACGGTGATGGTTTCAGCCCCGCTCTTCAACCACTTGCGTCTTCTCTGCCTCCATCCTTCAG CCTTCCTGCCACATCGACTAGAGCGGCGGACCTTCGAATATTTGGTTCACCTCCTAGTAGTAGAAATCCGCTCGACGACAATGATATCGGTCCTTCAAATGGATTAGCTTTCTCAGATTCTCATCTATCTCGATTTTCGGCTCAACATAAGGAGCTGCGAGAGGATTTGAAACCGTCTAACAGGCAGAGTCTGCTATCGAAGGAGTTTTCAAACTTGGGCGTATCTGATGAAGTAAACAAAGGAAACAATTTGAAACAGGACACATCGGTTAATGATGTTTCTCCTGATAATAATGATAATACCAGCAATGATAAGTTTCATTTTTCAATATATAAATGGGCGAGTAAAGGGGTGACTTTGGCGACGCCTCTTAGGACGGAGAGAAACTCAAGGACAAAAAATAAGTTTAAACTCGAGAAATGCTCGAGGGCTGAGGACTGGATCGTCACTGAGATTACCACTCAAAATGATAGTCCCGCAATATACAATGAATCTTCTTTGGCTAGAAATGAAAAACCAGATGTGTCGAAAGCTACATCCGCTTCCATTCAAAACAAGGTAGATTCAGACCAGACTGGAAAACATATAGTTTCGGCAAAAGCTTCAATTGATTCAGTGAGCAGCCGTCAAACACTGTTCAAAGATGTTCTTGTCAGTTCTATCACAAAAGAGTCCAAAGCAGAATCAAATTCTCGCTCTACAGGTGAGATAGTTTTCTATGGAAAAACCGAAGCAGCAAATGAAACTCAGAAACATGAGTCCAAATCATTACATTCTCTGTTCGGTAAAAGTAATAAGAAACAAG TTTATATGTCAGATGGTGATGAGATAACTAGAAAGGCAAGAGATGAAAAGACGGCGAAAAGCTCAAAGAAGTTGTCTTCTAATCTTGATATTCCTATCAATCCAAAAAAGCAAG TTTTGTCAGATTATGACGAGATAACTAGAAATGAAAGAGAAGGAAACACGGCGAAAAGCTCAAAGAACCTGTCTTCTAATTTTGATATTCCTATGAATCCAAAGAAGCAAGATGAAAAGCGAAAGACGTTTCCCATTAGAGGTGTAGAATATACCAAAGCTACTTCTCAGGCTTTGTTAAGCCCGGGCAGAAGTATGGGGAAAGGCCGAGTTAAAGGAAAGGTCAAAGACTTCGTTCAAATATTCAACCAAGAAGCCGAAACAAAACCCAAAGCCGGCTCAAAATCTCGACTTCAGGGTTATGCATACAAGCAGAAAGGAGCTGTAAGGGCAAATAATGAT GTGGACGGTGAAGCTGAACAGTCCCGGACGGAGATCTCTAACATAGAGATCACGGATGTGCCTGCCAATAGTTTTTCACAGCAGGATGATATCTCAGCATCAG CAGAAATTCATGACATTTCATTTGCGGAAGATATAGGAGATAAAGACGAGTCCTTCCATGAGAATTTCACG ATACATGTATTATCCCAAAATGAGGATGAGGTCTCACAGAACCAAGAAATTCAAGAAATCCAA GTTATTGACAAGAAGATACAACAATGGTCTAAAGGGAAGGAAGGAAACATACGCTCGCTGCTGTCAACATTACAATAC GTTCTTTGGCCAAACTGTGGCTGGAAGCCTGTGCCTCTCGTCGATATAATTGAAGGGAATGCGGTGAAAAGGTCTTATCAGAGAGCTTTACTCAGTCTGCATCCGGATAAGTTGCAGCAAAAGGGTGCGACTTCAGACCAAAAATACATCGCAGAAAAAGTTTTTGATATTTTACAG GAGGCATGGACTCAATTCAACATGGTTGGTCAACTCTAA